In a single window of the Cucurbita pepo subsp. pepo cultivar mu-cu-16 chromosome LG18, ASM280686v2, whole genome shotgun sequence genome:
- the LOC111780536 gene encoding serine/arginine repetitive matrix protein 1-like, whose amino-acid sequence MEPNSSAPLSWAPPMRRRRSSSPPLISLPVLIILLPTLTLILLFFAIRLLLSLTNQVFWPNSVKKSWDSFNVFVVLFAIICGIYGRRKDDESTAVDVGESGGSGRRMVDVNGDSELSQRGFEFAERRFYDSVMRTPGTAAVAMDLRQESPRGNGNDGNKFLFFDDFETNKFRSRSFSYRARGCEIEESPAEIKDIPVDTFVANSSPASHRMKSPNHQPPPPPPPPPVTRRKSRQTIQKKEEVREVSTNNAEIAKSQSPPPPPPLPPRTVIPPSPIRVRLEEKFRKSERKKTNVKKEIAIALASLYRKRKTKQKARDIYDGDRHSPTDQRPPPPPPPPPPPPPPSFFRIFKKQNKNKKAQSESAPLPPQPSVSSSSRSTKKRNQIPLPPSPPPPPPPSSRQQNSTASPRPPLPPRVQNSTVENQVINSAVRNPSETIPPPYKTTTDVKSGVRSDTVGSRSSETFHCGSPEPDNVGSSSSTNGTSEPAVEVNGVGGVGPVFCPSPDVNIKAANFIARLRGEWRLEKMNSVREKELLGQGPNYELRGAGLEAPTSFGQSQCNVEEFLVARSLVRYGFYR is encoded by the exons ATGGAGCCAAACAGCAGCGCACCACTGTCCTGGGCGCCGCCGATGCGCCGCCGTAGGTCCTCGTCTCCGCCTTTGATTTCTTTGCCGGTTTTGATTATTCTCTTGCCGACGCTGACTTTGATTCTCTTGTTCTTCGCGATCCGTCTGCTTCTTTCGCTCACGAATCAAGTTTTTTGGCCTAATTCGGTGAAGAAAAGCTGGGATTCGTTCAATGTTTTCGTTGTTCTGTTTGCGATTATCTGCGGCATTTATGGTAGACGAAAGGACGACGAATCGACCGCCGTTGACGTCGGAGAAAGCGGTGGTTCTGGTCGGAGAATGGTTGATGTGAACGGGGACTCGGAGTTATCGCAGCGGGGGTTTGAATTTGCAGAGAGGAGATTTTATGATTCGGTGATGAGAACGCCGGGAACGGCGGCGGTGGCGATGGACCTGAGGCAGGAATCACCGCGGGGAAATGGAAATGATGGGAATAAGTTCCTCTtctttgatgattttgaaacaaacaagTTTCGTTCGCGGTCCTTCTCGTACAGAGCGCGAGGATGTGAAATAGAAGAATCGCCGGCGGAGATTAAGGATATTCCGGTTGATACGTTTGTGGCTAATTCGTCTCCGGCGTCTCACAGGATGAAGTCTCCCAATCACCAGCCTccgccgcctccgccgccgccgccagtTACTCGAAGGAAATCGAGGCAGACTATCCAGAAAAAGGAGGAAGTTCGCGAGGTCAGTACGAATAATGCTGAAATCGCGAAGTCACaatcgccgccgccgccgccgccgctgccgccGCGAACAGTTATTCCTCCGTCGCCGATTCGAGTTCGGCTGGAGGAGAAATTTCGAAAGAGTGAACGGAAGAAGACAAATGTTAAGAAAGAGATAGCAATAGCGTTGGCTTCACTGTATAGGAAGAGAAAGACGAAGCAAAAAGCTAGAGATATCTACGACGGCGATCGacactctccaaccgatcaacggccaccgccgccgccgccgcctccacctcctcctccgcctcctTCTTTCTTCCGCATATTcaaaaaacagaacaagaacaagaaagctCAGTCGGAATCTGCACCGCTTCCGCCGCAGCCGTCTGTCTCATCGTCATCCCGTTcaacaaagaagagaaatcagATCCCCCTTCCGCCttcaccgccaccgccaccgccaccatCATCACGGCAGCAAAATTCGACCGCTAGCCCCCGACCGCCTCTACCACCCAGGGTTCAAAATTCCACAGTCGAAAACCAAGTCATAAACAGCGCGGTACGGAATCCCTCAGAAACCATTCCACCGCCGTACAAAACGACGACGGACGTGAAATCCGGGGTTCGAAGCGATACCGTCGGGTCACGGAGCTCCGAAACGTTTCATTGCGGATCTCCTGAACCAGATAACGTCGGTTCGTCGTCGTCGACTAACGGGACGTCGGAGCCAGCCGTCGAAGTAAACGGAGTGGGCGGAGTGGGGCCGGTGTTCTGTCCCAGCCCGGACGTTAACATCAAAGCAGCAAATTTCATTGCCAGGCTAAGGGGCGAGTGGAGACTGGAGAAGATGAATTCGGTAAGGGAGAAAGAACTATTGGGCCAAGGCCCAAATTACGAACTAAGGGGGGCGGGCCTAG aGGCTCCCACAAGCTTTGGACAATCTCAGTGTAATGTGGAAGAATTTCTAGTTGCAAGGAGCCTTGTAAGATACGGTTTCTACAGGTAG
- the LOC111779925 gene encoding uncharacterized protein LOC111779925, whose translation MDSNLMVMSSKFEFTSGSPDRPLQSSGQRGAHMAVPLDRSGSFRESLENPNLSTLPNMSRSASAVSQGDVLNFLQCLHFGRKLVATDEKSNRQGDFSRQLQLALSMSPDDSPSSSSKGKLPSSVMREEIKRMKGSLRECSVKAREHLKIFNEALSVFNKFFPSVPSKKRSRLEGYNNERSNFIVSGERSARGQVGKFGNQSNTGVFEHEMQKSEERIKNAMPNKRTRTSLVDSRGMDVRGNAPVRPSGAADRERDALRLANSCGVPGEDRSLSIGVDGWEKSKMKKRRSGIKSDVSSSSQSTKPVDSYDEVKQQLQQRPVSDARSRMNKDSHGFRPGVANGASGVGKSEGVAQQNGLGIRSSMSRTDLDGNSLVSDRRENSIVSDKERVNLRGVNKSNVRDDIVLTSPTSNAKVNPSVRAPRSSSGIAPKFSPVVHRAVPSNDWDMSNCTNKPTAAVGVNNRKRMTSMRSSSPPVSQWAGQRPQKISRIARRTNLVPIASSNDDTPLDNTSDVGGNDTGSGFGRRMSGSSPQQVKIKGEPLSSAALSESEESGAAEIKSRENTRKSDNLDDKSEHGVQKVPTLVLPNRKNKLIDEDIGDGIRRQGRTGRAFTSTRSLVPMTIEKIDTVGTAKQLRSTRHGFDKVESKAGRPPTRKFTDRKAYKRHKHSAMNLGTDFLVGSDHGREELMAAANAVINPGHTFFSPFWRQMEPFFRFISEADITHLRKQGDLEVTASGPKVVSDKDTSNISFDDFEHLENEARGEVPLGHLIHESKDHTVVPLYQRLLASLIPEEVADNKSEDTKYDNYGMSDLDEDFKPNKLSHEILPSSQLSVHSANDDYNMRGGSGSDQHMPETDRQSIPNSVMMLNFSNSLNGLVSNQTLMPGMVCSEFQYDDMPLNEKLLLEIQSIGVFPDSVPEMLQLDEEEITNDIRLLEEKKNELVSRKNSLLDKLLQSALATKQLQEKEFERLAMDKLVAMAYGKYMACKVSNASSGKSSSNKMAKQAALAFVKRTLNRCHKFEDTGKSFFSEPSFREIYSSWSVNPNSERQSDPVEGESEKSYASIQSLDARVSALAGSQNSPSYFSQNVDNHDVTSGNVRPPANHQAERTTGREEIWSNRVKKRELLLDDVGNAGGPSVIGSCISSSAKGKRSERDRDGKGHNREVSSRNGTKIGRPTLSNTKGERKTKTKPKQKTAQLSISVNGLLGKMPEQPKPALSPVLKSSTSTGGSKEKDQFGLDGLDDPESMDLSNFQLPGMDVLGVPDDLDGQGQDLGSWLNIDDDGLQDQDFMGLEIPMDDLSDLNMMV comes from the exons ATGGACTCTAACCTGATGGTGATGTCTAGCAAGTTTGAATTCACTTCAGGGAGCCCGGATAGACCGTTACAATCTAGTGGGCAACGTGGAGCCCACATGGCCGTTCCACTAGACAGATCTGGTAGCTTTCGTGAGAGTTTGGAGAATCCAAATTTATCTACTCTTCCAAATATGTCGAGAAGTGCTTCTGCTGTATCACAAGGGgacgttttaaatttcttgcaATGCTTGCATTTTGGTCGAAAGTTGGTTGCCACAGATGAAAAGTCTAATCGTCAAGGGGACTTCAGCAGACAGTTACAACTTGCTCTTAGTATGTCACCTGATGATTCTCCATCTAGTTCTTCAAAAGGTAAATTGCCATCATCTGTGATGCGAGAAGAAATCAAGCGGATGAAGGGTAGTCTACGGGAGTGCTCTGTCAAAGCCAG GGAAcacttaaaaattttcaatgaaGCCTTATCTGTATTTAACAAGTTTTTCCCAAGTGTACCATCAAAAAAGAGGTCCCGGTTAGAAGGTTATAACAATGAGCGGTCCAATTTCATTGTATCCGGTGAGCGGTCAGCTAGGGGGCAAGTAGGTAAGTTTGGAAATCAGAGTAACACTGGTGTTTTTGAACATGAGATGCAGAAATCTGAAGAACGAATTAAAAACGCTATGCCCAATAAACGCACAAGAACTTCTTTGGTGGATTCAAGGGGG ATGGATGTTCGTGGTAATGCTCCTGTGAGACCATCTGGAGCTGCTGATAGGGAAAGAGATGCACTAAGACTTGCAAATAGTTGTGGTGTTCCAGGTGAAGACAGGAGTTTATCAATTGGCGTTGATGGTTGGGAGAAgtcaaaaatgaagaaaaggcgATCTGGAATAAAGTCAGATGTCTCTTCAAGCAGTCAGTCAACCAAGCCAGTTGATAGTTATGATGAAGTTAAGCAGCAATTGCAGCAAAGACCGGTTTCTGATGCTCGATCACGAATGAATAAAGATAGCCATGGGTTTAG GCCAGGGGTGGCTAATGGAGCTTCTGGTGTTGGAAAATCTGAAGGTGTTGCTCAACAGAATGGCTTGGGTATTCGTTCATCCATGTCCAGGACTGATTTGGACGGCAATTCCCTTGTCAGTGACAGGAGAGAGAATTCTATTGTTTCGGACAAAGAAAGAGTGAACCTCCGGGGTGTTAATAA GTCAAATGTTCGCGACGATATTGTTTTAACCAGCCCTACATCAAATGCTAAAGTGAATCCATCTGTTCGTGCTCCACGGTCCAGTTCAGGCATTGCTCCAAAATTTTCCCCGGTTGTTCATAGAGCAGTTCCTTCTAATGATTGGGATATGTCAAATTGCACAAATAAGCCTACTGCTGCTGTTGGTGTGAACAATCGTAAACGCATGACATCAATGCGGTCCTCATCCCCTCCAGTTTCCCAATGGGCAGGCCAGAGGCCACAGAAGATCTCCCGCATTGCAAGGAGGACCAATCTGGTTCCTATTGCTTCAAGCAATGATGATACTCCTTTGGATAACACATCTGATGTTGGGGGCAATGATACTGGCTCGGGATTTGGTAGACGCATGTCTGGTAGTTCTCCCCAGCaagtgaaaataaaaggtgAACCATTATCCTCAGCTGCCCTATCTGAAAGTGAGGAATCTGGGGCTGCTGAGATCAAATCTAGAGAGAATACCCGAAAATCGGACAATTTAGATGATAAATCTGAACACGGTGTTCAGAAGGTACCTACTTTAGTTCTGCCGAATAGGAAGAATAAATTGATTGATGAAGACATTGGAGATGGGATTCGGAGACAAGGGAGGACTGGTCGTGCTTTCACTTCCACTAGGTCTCTCGTGCCAATGACAATTGAGAAGATTGATACTGTCGGAACTGCAAAACAGCTTAGAAGTACCAGACATGGATTTGATAAAGTTGAAAG CAAGGCAGGTCGTCCACCTACTAGGAAATTTACTGACCGCAAGGCATATAAACGTCATAAGCATTCAGCAATGAATTTGGGGACAGATTTTCTTG TTGGATCAGATCACGGGCGTGAGGAGCTAATGGCTGCTGCTAATGCTGTTATAAATCCTG GTCACACTTTTTTCAGCCCATTTTGGAGACAGATGGAGCCATTCTTTCGTTTTATATCTGAAGCAGATATTACACACTTAAGAAAACAA GGAGATCTTGAAGTTACTGCATCAGGGCCAAAAGTTGTTTCAGACAAGGACACTTCCAATATCAGTTTCGATGATTTTGAGCACCTTGAAAATGAAGCAAGAGGAGAAGTTCCTTTAGGACATTTAATTCATGAGTCTAAAGATCATACCGTGGTTCCTTTATACCAGAGACTCTTAGCCTCGTTAATTCCAGAGGAGGTTGCTGACAACAAAAGTGAGGACACCAAGTATGATAATTACGGAATGTCTGACTTAGATGAAGATtttaaaccaaacaaattgaGTCACGAAATTTTACCTAGTTCTCAGCTTTCTGTGCATTCTGCTAATGATGATTATAACATGAGAGGAGGATCAGGTTCAGATCAACATATGCCTGAAACAGATAGACAGAGCATCCCAAACTCTGTGATGATGttaaatttctcaaattccCTGAACGGCTTGGTCTCCAATCAAACCTTGATGCCTGGAATGGTCTGTTCAGAGTTTCAGTATGATGACATGCCGTTGAATGAGAAACTTCTCTTGGAGATTCAAAGTATTGGAGTTTTCCCAGATTCAGTG CCTGAAATGTTGCAGTTAGATGAGGAAGAGATCACTAACGACATCCGTCTgttggaagagaagaagaatgagcTG GTTTCAAGAAAGAACTCTTTGCTCGACAAACTGTTACAATCTGCCTTGGCCACAAAGCAGCTTCAAGAAAA AGAGTTTGAAAGGCTTGCCATGGATAAACTTGTGGCAATGGCTTACGGGAAGTATATG GCTTGCAAAGTTTCTAATGCCTCCAGTGGAAAGAGTTCCAGTAACAAAATGGCAAAGCAAGCTGCCTTGGCATTTGTTAAAAGAACATTGAACCGATGTCATAAATTTGAGGATACAGGAAAGAGCTTCTTCAGTGAGCCTTCATTTCGAGAGATATATTCTTCCTGGTCTGTCAATCCCAATAGTGAAAGACAATCAGATCCTGTGGAGGGTGAATCGGAGAAATCATATGCCTCCATTCAATCTCTGGATGCCAGAGTCTCAG CTTTGGCAGGTTCACAGAATAGCCCTTCATACTTTAGTCAGAATGTGGATAACCACGATGTTACCTCCGGCAATGTGCGCCCACCTGCTAATCACCAAGCTGAGCGAACAActggaagagaagaaatatGGTCAAACAGGGTGAAAAAGAGAGAACTGTTGCTTGATGATGTTGGTAATGCAGGTGGCCCGTCTGTCATTGGGAGTTGTATTTCAAGCAGTGCAAAAGGGAAGAGGAGTGAAAGGGATAGAGACGGTAAAGGGCATAACAGAGAGGTGTCATCTAGAAATGGAACTAAAATCGGTAGGCCAACACTATCCAATACTAAAGGGGAAAGGAAAACTAAGACAAAGCCTAAGCAGAAAACTGCCCAATTGTCAATTTCTGTTAATGGCCTTCTAGGCAAGATGCCAGAGCAACCAAAACCAGCATTGTCTCCTGTACTAAAATCAAGTACTTCAACTGGTggttcaaaagaaaaggatcaGTTTGGCTTGGATGGACTTGATGACCCCGAGTCCATGGATTTATCTAACTTTCAATTGCCAGGAATGGATGTATTAGGTGTTCCTGATGATCTTGATGGCCAGGGTCAGGATCTGGGTTCATGGTTAAatattgatgatgatggtTTACAAGATCAAGACTTCATGGGCCTTGAGATTCCAATGGATGACCTCTCAGATTTAAATATGATGGTTTGA
- the LOC111780358 gene encoding mitogen-activated protein kinase kinase 2-like: MRKGGFSNNLNLKLNLPQEDQSIAKFLTQSGTFKDGDLLVNRDGVRIVSKSEVEAPPPIKPTDDQLSLADIDIIKVIGKGNGGTVQLVQHKWTAQFFALKVIQMKIEESHRKQIAQELKINQSAQCPYIVVCYQSFYDNGSIYIILEYMDGGSLADFLKKVKQVQEPYLAALCKQVLKGLSYLHHERHIIHRDLKPSNLLINHRGEVKITDFGVSAIMASTYGEANTFVGTYNYMSPERIIGEKYDNKSDIWSLGLIFLECATGKFPYSPPEQEGGWVNFYELMEAIVEGEPPSAPADQFTPNFCSFISACVQKDPRDRLSARELLEHPFIKMYEDTDIDLSSYFNDAGSPLATF; encoded by the exons ATGAGGAAGGGAGGCTTCAGCAACAACCTCAACCTCAAGCTCAATCTCCCTCAAGAAGACCAATCCATAGCGAAGTTCCt AACGCAGAGCGGCACGTTTAAGGATGGCGATCTGCTCGTAAACAGAGATGGGGTTCGGATTGTTTCCAAGAGTGAAGTTGAAGCA CCACCTCCGATTAAGCCTACAGATGATCAGCTGAGTTTAGCAGACATAGACATAATTAAAGTCATTGGAAAAGGAAATGGTGGAACCGTGCAATTAGTTCAGCACAAATGGACTGCTCAGTTTTTTGCATTGAAG GTAATTCAGATGAAAATTGAGGAGTCTCACCGCAAGCAGATTGCacaagaattgaaaatcaatcaatcagCGCAGTGCCCTTATATTGTTGTCTGTTACCAATCTTTCTATGATAATGGCTCTATATATATCATCCTAGAGTACATGGATGGAGGTTCTTTGGcagattttttgaaaaaggtTAAACAAGTTCAAGAACCATATCTTGCTGCCCTTTGTAAGCAG GTGCTGAAGGGGTTGTCATACCTTCACCATGAACGACACATCATTCATCGGGACTTAAAGCcttctaatttattaataaatcataGAGGGGAAGTCAAGATTACTGACTTTGGTGTCAGTGCGATTATGGCAAGCACATATGGAGAGGCTAATACTTTTGTTGGCACGTATAACTATATGTCT CCAGAGAGAATTATTggagaaaaatatgataataaaaGTGACATTTGGAGCTTGGGCCTGATATTTCTCGAGTGTGCAACCGGAAAATTTCCTTATTCCCCACCAGAGCAAGAGGGAGGATGGGTTAATTTTTATGAGCTTATGGAAGCCATTGTTGAGGGCGAACCTCCTTCTGCTCCGGCTGACCAATTTACTCCTAACTTCTGTTCATTCATTTCTGCATG TGTGCAAAAGGACCCAAGGGATAGACTGTCAGCACGTGAACTTTTG GAACATCCTTTCATCAAGATGTATGAAGATACAGATATTGACCTGTCATCTTACTTCAATGATGCAGGGTCTCCACTTGCaactttctaa
- the LOC111779917 gene encoding WD repeat-containing protein VIP3, which produces MKLAGLKSVENAHEESVWAATWIPATDNRPSLLVTGSLDETVKLWKSDELDLDRTNTGHCLGVVSVAAHPSGYIAASASLDSFVRIFEVDSNSTIATLEAPPSEVWQMRFNPEGTMLAVAGGGSASIKIWDTSTWKLAATLSIPRPEGPKPTDKTASKKFVLSVAWSVDGRRLACGSMDGTISVFDVARAKFLHHLEGHFMPVRSLVYSPVEPRLLFSASDDAHVHMYDAEGKTLIGAMSGHSSWVLSVDASPDGAAVATGSSDRTVRLWDLNMRTAVQTMTNHSDQVWGVAFRPPGAGVRSGRLASVSDDKSISLYDYS; this is translated from the exons ATGAAACTCGCCGGTCTCAAATCCGTTGAGAACGCTCACGAAGAGTCTGTATGGGCGGCGACTTGGATTCCGGCCACCGACAATCGCCCTTCCCTCCTCGTCACTGGCTCCCTTGACGAGACCGTCAAGCTCTGGAAGTCTGACGAACTCGACTTGGACCGCACCAACACTGGCCACTGCCTCGGCGTTGTTTCTGTTGCTGCTCATCCTTCCGGTTACATTGCTGCCTCTGCTTCCCTCGACAGCTTTGTTCGCATATTTGAGGTCGATTCCAACTCCACAATCGCCACTCTTGAGGCACCGCCTTCTGAGGTCTGGCAAATGCGCTTCAATCCCGAG GGTACCATGTTAGCAGTTGCTGGTGGAGGTAGCGCATCAATTAAGATTTGGGACACAAGCACATGGAAGCTGGCTGCAACTCTATCAATTCCTCGCCCAGAAGGACCTAAGCCCACTGATAAAACTGCTAGCAAGAAGTTTGTACTTTCAGTAGCATGGAGCGTTGATGGGAGGAGACTTGCATGCGGTTCAATGGATGGAACCATTTCAGTCTTTGATGTAGCTCGCGCAAAGTTCCTACACCACTTGGAAGGCCACTTCATGCCGGTGAGATCCCTTGTGTATTCGCCTGTTGAGCCACGGCTACTCTTCTCAGCCTCGGACGATGCTCATGTGCACATGTATGATGCGGAAGGGAAAACTCTGATTGGAGCCATGTCCGGCCATTCAAGCTGGGTATTGAGTGTTGATGCAAGCCCTGATGGCGCTGCTGTTGCAACAGGCTCTAGCGACAGAACTGTTAGGCTTTGGGATCTCAACATGAGGACCGCCGTTCAGACAATGACTAACCATAGTGATCAGGTCTGGGGGGTTGCGTTTCGACCACCTGGTGCTGGCGTTCGGTCTGGTCGACTTGCTAGTGTGTCTGATGACAAGAGCATCTCCCTTTATGATTATTCTTGA
- the LOC111779915 gene encoding threonine synthase, chloroplastic, whose product MAASSLLNPAISFPSYKPKLQANPNFRNPILRIRRPSASSDSSSSTPTNGSPSLSTTKNRRSADENIKDEARRHRAASGEDRSNFSAKYVPFNAGADSSEWYSLDEVVYRSRSGGLLDVQHDMEALKKFDGAYWRNLFDSRVGKTTWPYGSGVWSKKEWVLPEIDPDDIVSAFEGNSNLFWAERFGKQFLGMNDLWVKHCGISHTGSFKDLGMTVLVSQVNRLRKLKRPVVGVGCASTGDTSAALSAYCASAGIPSIVFLPANKISMAQLVQPIANGAFVLSIDTDFDGCMKLIREVTAELPIYLANSLNSLRLEGQKTAAIEILQQFDWAVPEWVIIPGGNLGNIYAFYKGFKMCQELGLVDRIPRLVCAQAANANPLYLHYKSGWKDFKAVKASSTFASAIQIGDPVSIDRAVCALQNSNGIVEEATEEELMDAMAQADSTGMFICPHTGVALTALIKLRNQGVISPTDRTVVVSTAHGLKFTQSKIDYHSKEIPDMACQFANPPVQVKADYGSVMDVLKDYLLQKAPMSKV is encoded by the coding sequence ATGGCTGCCTCTTCGCTGTTAAACCCCGCCATTTCTTTCCCCTCTTACAAGCCCAAGCTCCAAGCCAACCCAAATTTCCGCAATCCCATTCTCAGAATCCGACGACCATCCGCTTCTTCCGATTCGTCTTCCTCCACGCCGACTAATGGCTCTCCGTCATTGTCGACCACCAAGAACCGCCGCTCTGCCGACGAGAACATCAAAGACGAAGCACGGCGCCATCGTGCAGCCTCCGGAGAAGACCGTAGCAACTTCTCGGCCAAGTACGTGCCATTTAACGCCGGCGCCGACTCGTCTGAGTGGTACTCGCTTGACGAGGTCGTTTACCGGAGCCGATCTGGTGGATTGCTCGACGTTCAGCACGACATGGAAGCTTTGAAGAAATTCGACGGCGCGTACTGGCGCAACCTCTTCGATTCACGCGTGGGGAAAACCACATGGCCTTATGGGTCCGGTGTGTGGAGCAAGAAGGAGTGGGTGTTGCCGGAGATTGACCCCGATGATATCGTCAGCGCCTTCGAAGGTAACTCGAACCTATTTTGGGCTGAGAGATTTGGCAAACAGTTTCTGGGTATGAATGATTTATGGGTAAAACACTGTGGGATTAGCCACACTGGGAGTTTCAAGGATTTGGGCATGACTGTTTTGGTCAGCCAAGTGAACCGGCTGAGGAAATTGAAACGCCCCGTCGTCGGAGTCGGTTGTGCATCGACCGGAGACACATCGGCCGCACTCTCGGCCTACTGCGCATCTGCAGGGATCCCTTCAATCGTCTTCCTCCCTGCAAACAAGATTTCCATGGCACAGTTAGTTCAGCCCATTGCAAATGGAGCCTTTGTGTTGAGTATAGACACTGATTTTGATGGTTGCATGAAGCTAATTAGGGAAGTTACAGCAGAATTGCCCATTTACTTGGCCAATTCCTTGAATAGTTTGAGGCTCGAAGGGCAAAAGACTGCTGCCATTGAAATTCTACAGCAGTTTGATTGGGCAGTACCTGAATGGGTGATCATTCCAGGAGGCAATCTTGGGAACATATATGCATTTTACAAAGGATTCAAGATGTGCCAAGAGCTTGGCCTTGTTGACAGGATTCCTAGGCTTGTTTGTGCACAAGCAGCCAATGCTAACCCTCTGTATTTACACTACAAATCCGGGTGGAAAGATTTCAAGGCTGTGAAAGCAAGTTCGACGTTCGCCTCGGCCATTCAGATTGGGGATCCTGTTTCCATAGATAGAGCTGTTTGTGCTCTACAAAATTCGAATGGCATCGTCGAGGAAGCAACAGAGGAGGAACTAATGGATGCAATGGCACAAGCTGACTCTACTGGGATGTTCATTTGCCCTCACACAGGGGTGGCACTAACGGCTTTGATCAAGCTGAGAAACCAAGGGGTCATCAGCCCGACCGACAGGACGGTGGTGGTGAGCACTGCTCATGGCCTGAAGTTTACACAGTCAAAAATCGACTATCACTCCAAGGAAATCCCAGACATGGCTTGCCAATTTGCTAACCCACCTGTTCAAGTGAAGGCTGATTATGGGAGTGTCATGGATGTACTTAAAGATTATTTACTACAAAAGGCTCCAATGTCTAAAGTGTAG